One genomic window of Thermococcus indicus includes the following:
- a CDS encoding HemK2/MTQ2 family protein methyltransferase, whose product MPTYYSIKLKLHPQVYEPAEDTFLLAENLAVREGDLALDVGTGTGLIALLMARKARSVLGVDINPLAVELAGENARINGIKNVEFRVSDLFENVSGKFDVITFNAPYLPGEPEEPIDLALVGGEGGREVLDRFIREVPAYLKPGGTVQIVQSSITGVEETLRRLEKAGLRGKIAARVHVFFEDIVLINATTRGGDV is encoded by the coding sequence ATGCCCACCTACTACAGCATCAAGCTCAAGCTCCACCCCCAGGTCTACGAGCCGGCGGAGGACACCTTCCTCCTTGCCGAGAACCTCGCGGTTAGGGAAGGCGACCTGGCCCTCGACGTCGGCACTGGAACTGGGCTTATAGCACTCCTGATGGCAAGAAAAGCCCGCTCCGTCCTGGGAGTGGACATCAATCCGCTGGCCGTTGAGCTGGCGGGGGAGAACGCGAGGATAAACGGCATCAAAAACGTCGAGTTTCGCGTGAGCGACCTCTTCGAGAACGTTTCCGGAAAGTTCGACGTGATAACCTTCAACGCCCCCTACCTGCCCGGCGAGCCGGAGGAGCCGATAGACCTGGCGCTGGTTGGAGGCGAGGGCGGCAGGGAAGTTCTCGACAGGTTTATCCGGGAAGTTCCAGCGTATCTCAAGCCCGGCGGAACCGTCCAGATAGTTCAGAGCTCGATAACCGGAGTGGAAGAAACGCTGAGAAGGCTGGAGAAAGCTGGATTGAGGGGAAAAATAGCCGCTAGGGTGCACGTCTTTTTCGAGGACATAGTGCTGATAAACGCCACTACGCGAGGCGGTGACGTTTGA
- a CDS encoding 30S ribosomal protein S27ae yields MAKGKKTSQKWKLYEVQGGKVKRKGKFCPRCGPGVFMAEHKDRWSCGRCGYTEWKRK; encoded by the coding sequence ATGGCTAAGGGCAAGAAGACCAGCCAGAAGTGGAAGCTCTACGAGGTTCAGGGCGGAAAGGTCAAGAGGAAGGGCAAGTTCTGCCCGCGCTGCGGTCCGGGCGTCTTCATGGCCGAGCACAAGGACCGCTGGAGCTGCGGCCGCTGCGGCTACACCGAGTGGAAGAGGAAGTGA